One window from the genome of Bacillus tianshenii encodes:
- a CDS encoding Lrp/AsnC family transcriptional regulator yields MGEKELELLEVLEKNGRLPISDLAKMLDCTDAEIEKMISQLEEEKVILKYSTVVDWQKVNVQQGVTAMIDVKVTPKRDVGFDDIAERIYRFDEVKSVYLMSGAYDLSVIIEGKTLHQVSRFVSEKLSTLDSVLSTTTHFIMKKYKHDGTIFAEKEKDRRIVVSP; encoded by the coding sequence ATGGGGGAAAAGGAACTTGAGCTACTGGAAGTATTAGAGAAGAATGGACGGTTGCCAATCTCAGATCTAGCAAAGATGCTTGATTGTACGGACGCTGAAATTGAAAAAATGATTTCACAGTTAGAAGAGGAGAAAGTCATTTTAAAATATTCAACAGTTGTTGATTGGCAAAAAGTGAATGTCCAGCAAGGTGTAACAGCAATGATTGACGTGAAAGTTACACCAAAAAGAGATGTCGGGTTCGATGATATTGCCGAAAGAATTTACCGTTTTGATGAAGTGAAGTCAGTCTATTTGATGTCTGGGGCATATGATTTGTCCGTTATCATAGAAGGAAAAACACTTCACCAAGTATCGCGCTTTGTTTCAGAAAAGCTATCAACATTGGATTCTGTCTTATCAACTACGACTCATTTTATTATGAAAAAATATAAGCATGACGGAACGATTTTTGCTGAAAAAGAAAAAGATCGCAGAATTGTGGTGTCACCATGA